ttcaaaattgaataatttagaatagtaagtgtgatataaaaaaacctacacccaattagtattaatatattatacatattttcttaattttatttcatcatataGTGAATTGAGCtaataactcaattatttataaagcaaaagagaaaatgccttgtaattatttatttgatcgaAGTTCGATTGCAATGttctaagaataaaaaatttaaataaattaaaattttggaaaggaaagaagtagtataaaaaattacaaaattcttaaaataaaaactataaagtcaattattattattattattattattattattattattaatttatttattgatatactGAATGGAGCTTAaaactctaatattttatataagaaaaaagaagaaaataatataggattggtatttttataaaatggattcataatttattcattaagTTCAAGTCTCATAATTTATTCCCTTAGTTTTGGAACATTatgttgaataaaatatttatgaataaatctcccatttctctaatattctacTTCTTtaggtatatattttaattttaaatcatatcttccacatttatatatattccataattAAGCTACCACATCCTTATTTAAGATGTAAGGGCAAAAAGGTAGATGTAAAAAAgtatagatttaatttaaaatataatatagtataagattacaattttaacctcattatgacattatggcttggagacattatgtctctaaaacatttttcataattttaatccaaatTAATGTTCCTCGGATAGaactcactctctctctctttcttcctaatttatttatttttttctatctctcctttctgatatttataattttaatccaaatTAATGTTCCTCGAATAGAacttactctctctctttcttcctaatttatttatttttttctatctctctctctttcttcctaatttatttatttttttctatctctcctttctgatatttttaatgtgtcCCCCTGATTCCCTTTGCAACATATCATTTATTCACAAAGTCAACCGACTTAGTGTGTCAAGCTTCTGTTATCcttttccaaaatattttaagaatgACACTTAGCTGCTTGATTTAATACGTGTCCGTTGCACTACTATTTAGCATAATGTCATTGCATTGAAATTATTATGGTATAGTTTAAAATTATCcattcattaataataatatgtttttataACACCCTCATTTCCTCTCCATTAGATATACATGCTATTGATTTCCAAATCAAggtatataaaatgttttaactAATTTCCACAACAacttcgattccttcttatttttattttttttacacatAATGTTATATTGACTTTTAATCAgcaaacacacacatacacatacacatacttATGTACAGATacgtatatatttaatatcatGCACAATCACACAcgttattatatatattaaccCTTGAAATCactatttaatattgaaaacaaaatataatttttatactataaatttgttacttttataaaaaaataatcttaactatatatatatatatatacagggatgtgatcatatcataacccatatttatggtgataacctaataaccctcattttatggaatagaatatcattttatggaataaaagtatcattttatgcatgctgaaaaaatatcattttatcgtgtataaatcacttttgacccataaaatggtagagttattaggttatcacataaatatgagttatgatatgatcgcacccctatatatatatatatgcctatATTGAATTGCtagaatttattaaatacaatCTTCAATgatattcattaaatatattattattcggTAATGTGCAAATAAAATACGAAAATATGCAAACCATTCATATTCTGGGTCATATATGTTACATTTTTATTCAtgagaaaaaacaaacccgggtaaagttcgtgatattatttgctaattttaaagttcatgggaaaaatccaactttttgaaagtttcatgatattagatgccaatatacTTTATGATAGCCCAATTAATGGTAAATGTCATCGAGTTATTACAAAGTACAATTGACCGCGGCAAATAAAAGCATATCActcaaaacaaaagaataacTTAGTAAAATCCAATTCATGAACCAGCTACATTTGTGAACTGAGAAAACAAACTAGTAAGATTTACACAATTAAGACTCacaattcaaaacaaaatacacacCTTACCTTAGACTTAAACTCCATCATATACCCTCACCACCTCAACTGTAATCCCGTGGACCATAAGGCTGAAACATATCTGCAAAAAAGCCCTTCTTTCTTCTAGGATTAATACCAATGTCTCTACATATTTGATCATTATACCATATGTGCAATCCAGCAACACAACTGCTTCTGTATTTCCCGTTACCAGAGTACGTCTTCATGTACCTCTCCCACGTCTCGATGtccttctccatctccttGATGCTCGGCAACTCCACCGCCTCATCAAGAAGCTGCGCCACCCATTTGCACCTCATCTCGTACGTATATTTCTTGCTAGAAGCATCTTCTGCCATATATTTGGCTTCGAGGGAATCCCACAATTCTTTAGCAGATTCAACATTTTGATACACATCAAATAGGGAATCAGACATACCGTTTAAAATGTGACCCCGACAAATGTAGTCATCGTTCTCCCACTTCATCCGCCTCCTCGTCTGTTCCagagtttcattttcaacagCCTCGGGCATGGGAGTACTCAGAACGTACACCACCTTGAGATTTGTCAGCATGAAATGCATCTTCTTTTGCCAGCGTCTAAAGTCCTGGCCAGCAAACTTATCCAACTTCGCGAAACCTTTCGCTCCTTCCTTCATCGTTTCTTTGTTCGACATATTTGAttatgttggatattttagtgtaattggattaacttgattgatcggttattgttataatgatacatcatttaagtatggaggtgcggagtgcacgcttatttgatttcattaTGATGTTAGGGGCGAAGCCCCTAAACAGAGATGAACGGGGGTCGGGGGCGCCCCTGCggtagcggggtccaagggggGCAGCCCCTggcggggtccaaggggcagagcccCTGACTGGGGTcgagaaattttttatttccaacgaaGTTGCCGTTTCagaaattcatccgaaaatgtaatttctgaaaatcGAGGATTGCACTATAATTAGTTAATCAAGGATTGCACTAAAATAGGGGAGGATTgttggattttttagtgtaattggattaacttgattgatcggttattgttataatgatacatcatttaagtatggaggtgcggagtgcacgcttatttgaattcattatgatgttagGGGCGAAGCCCCTAAACAGATGAACGGAACCTGGGGCGGTCCCCGACGGGGGGAACCTGGGGCGATGNNNNNNNNNNAGGGCATACCAAGATATTTTTTCTGGGCAACATaatgttggatattttagtgtaattggattaacttgattgatcggttattgttataatgatacatcatttaagtatggaggtgcggagtgcacgcttatttgaattcattatgatgttagGGGTTGAAGCCCCTAAACAGATGAACGGGGGTCCTGTAAGCAAGCGCCCCGGGTAGCTGGGTCCAAGGGGCAatgtaatttctgaaaatcgaaggactaatttgcaatttcggaaacctttgaaaattagttattttcggTTAATTTTCCCAACGGATGCAATGTTTCGTCAACAGCTGCATcgtttcatcttcttcaaaatctgaTCAATTCGTCTGGTTCATATCTCGAatacatatatgaatattctgcattctctgaattttatccgatcaaataactttggtagaaccaccgaaattgatttgatctgaaagtgttttgcacgactttcagatatcCGTTTTTCTGTTCTCTATATTGAATCTCCCTAACACTATTTATCGGCAAGTATAAGTTCATCTATGACCActatttaaatactactcctactactccatactactccctttgtccacgaataggagtttcgtttttccattttagtccgtccgcaaataggagtctcggttcacttttaccataaatggtaatagggtctcacattccactatctcatttcacccacattttatttaaaacttataCTCTATTCAAGTAGGacttatattctattaacttttttttccacccattttttataatatttcttaaaatctgtgccaaaaaaaatgagactcctaatgggggaaGAGAGAGTAGTATACAATTGACATTTCCATCTTCCATGAtgttaaaacacaaaaaagacAAAACGTGGGGACAAGTGGAAATATTACGAAACGATAGACATGTGGAGGAAACAGTAGACATTTCCATCTTCCCCGATATTAAGTGGGGACCGTGGAAATATTACAGAACAAGACATTTCCATCTTCCgtgatataaaaaatagtcaaaacaaaaaagtggGGACTGTggaataattatgaattatagaCAATTTCATCTTCCATGATATTAAGGAATAAAAATTCAGTGCTCTAGGTATATACATATAGCATATAATAATCAATATGATTTGCGATGtgcaatgataaaataaaacaagaactAAATATGCAATGttaacaaattttatgttGTGATTTTGCTTGCGAATTTTCTGGAGTTGGAACTGGATTATCGGATTCAGTATCACCGTTACTATTAGGTAAGCtacataataaaaatggaaTCTAGATCAAGATTATCTTAaccaaagaaaaaggaaattggattttactttgtttatcaaaacaaaatataatccCTTTGGTCAAAGTCAAAATTATCCaactaaagaaaaaagaaattggattTTATCAAAGCGCTTCCTATGAGTCAATTTTCATCatggaaatatgaaaaatcCATGCATggaaatatggaaaatatgtGGAAAATTCCACATATTTCCAAATATGGAAACTAAAtggaaatatagaaatatatggaaaattctaattaATGGATTTTTATGCAtggaaatatgaaaatatatggaaattttgagagaaaaaaatcaatcaccCACCCCCACGCCAATACCCCTCCAGAACCAACCCCCACCCCCCAAAGAACAGGCGCCGTGGAGCATCCACACTGTGTCGGGCGACGCTCGCGACGTTCCTCCCCCATCGTAACACACTGCACCTCCTGCTGCCGCTCTGCCCTTGTGAGTTGTGAATGCTCTTAACACTAAAACCTTAAACACGGGTAGTATACTAGTAACGtgaatattatttaatcacaaTCATTAAGCACTAAAATTGGGGCACTACACTAATTATCGATTTTCTCAacttttagtatttttaagTACTGTAtaacttataattaaattgatttatgaaGTGGTACCAGTCCTTTACAAGcccaattcaattaataaacaaatcatATAGCTATTCTGACGGGCCTCTCACGACCCTGCAATGTAGCTGCCTAAAAGGAGCGAAGCCCAATATTgttaattactaatttttgCCATCCCCTTTGTCCTAACTAAGGATTATTTGTGATCTTCATAACGATTATTTGGATCTGTGGTTCACCTCCGATAAAGATGAACACATTTGTTCATCactaactaattatttatcgATTATTAAAGCCCAGGTTATACGTGAAGGCGGAATTTTAGTATGCTTAatcacaaattcaattaattaaatatcttaaCAATGTCAACCTGCAATTCAAAAACACATCAATGTTATAGGTGGTGGTAGTCAGCTGGGCCATAAGGCTGAAACAGCTCTGAAACGAAGCCATTCTTTCTTTTGGGAGTAGACCCAATGTCTCTACATAATTGATCATTGTACCAAATAGGCACCCCACCAATGCAAGACCTTCCCTTGCCTGCATACCTCTTCATGTATTTCTCCCATCCTTCCATCTCCTTCTCCATATCTCTTATATTCGGCAACCCGAACTCCCCATCCAGAAAATGCGACAGCCATTTGCACCTCATTTCAAATGTGAATAAACACGACAGAGACTCCGAGTAGCCTATCACTGCCAGCTGTGGGATTCTTGGATGGATCATCTGTCTGTAGAGAGGCACAATCGAGTTTGGAGATCCAAATATGTAGTTTTGATAAGTGGGAGAAGCAAACATGTTCTTCAGCTTCTCCTTTCCCTTATATCCCGTTGCAAAGATGACCACGTCTGCATGCAACGGGAGAGCTTCTCCATCGAGGATTAGACCCTCTTTGCAGAAGGTGAAGGTTTTCGATTTTTTCATCAGAATGCTGCCATCTTCTACTCTGTCGTAGAAGTTCGGCTGCAGGAAGTGTATCTGACAAGACGAGGCTTGTCCGATGAAATTCTCCGTTGGAACcatgtcatattttttaatgggaAGTCGCCATTTAAGATAGATTTCCACCAGCTTGTTCACAACCCATCGCTAAAACAGGGAAAAAAAGTTGACACAGGACGGAAATGAGTCACTCATCCCCTTAAAAAAACTGTATAAAGGGGAGGATTGGATTATCCATTCAAATATAGAGGAGTCGGGATCATCAATTTATCGATTACCAGGGGAGTGAGCAAGATTGTGGCGGCGGTGAAGAAAAAGCCCTGGCCGGGCTTGTGAAGCATGAGCTCAGCAAAGCGAGTGAAGAACAAAAAGCTGAAGCTTAGCCCCCATGGCTGGGCGTCGTGGGGTATCATCCAATGGATTCTTCTTTGTACCATTGTGCAAGGATTATCTCTTCCTGCAATGCTCAAATTCAGAATAATccttttcaaaattcaaaaatagaatGCTTACCATTTAGATTGGCGCACTCGTATGCAATGTCAACTGCTGATTTCCCAGAACCTATAATGACGATACGTTTCCCCTTGATGAGTTGAGCAGCAGCAGCATTCTCCATTTTGGCGAGATCCATGGAGTGCATTACTTTGCCAGAAAACGCATCGCTCCCATATCCCGGAGCAAAGTCCGGGATATTTGGAAGACCGCTGAATTTCCCAATGCACAGAACCAAGAACTCTGCTTCATACTCCTGCATTCATATGTTTAtgataaaacagaaaaattcaaaaaaaacaGACTTGTGTTTTATGATACTAATACCTTGATGGAGTCATGATGATCTCCTGAGTGGGAAACTCTGAGAATCCATTTCCCTTTGGATGCAAAGGCTTTGCCATCTCCACCCCAGCAATTCATCTCTTCTTTAGACCCTCCCACGTAATCAACATCGATTACTTTGGTATTGAATTTGACGTAGTGCAACAGCTGGAATTTGTGGGCGTAGGATTGGAGATATTCGACGAGTTGGGTGTTGTGGGGGCGCAGTTCTTGGACAGAAGAAGGCCAGGGGAAGTCTGAAAATTCATACAACTGCTTAGGAACTTGAAGGGTGGTGGACTCCAGAGTGTGATTCCACAGCCCGCCAACCTTGTCTTGCTCTTCCAAGACCACCGGAGTGAAGCCCTTCGCGGCCGCGTATTTGCAGGCGAGGAGGCCGCTGATTCCGGCGCCCACGATGGCTACTCGTTTCTCATCCATACCTGATTACTGGATAAGATGGAAGCGCTTATCTACACAATTCTACACGTGTATCATTGTTACTGGAACTCAAACACACCAAATGCCAACACCAAACACAATCTTGTGCTAATGATTTCGATTTTCGAATTTTGTAGCAATTTGGCGGCCTCGTGAAGATATTCTCatcaataaaatacaaatttcagCTCGACCACCTATATATCTTACATTGTTGAAAATATtacatactcctatattttatCTGGAACTTATCTTGCATatgtaatgattttttttactatcttatttttatatatatatgtaatgattttgaaaattttattgcaGATTGTTGATAATTAGGACTTTGTTAAATCAAATTCATCTGTTATAATTAAGGAGGCTCAAAATTTGgattaatataaaactaaattattaacaaTTTGTGCTTCGCAAATGTGTTAAACAAGTACTCGAAAATAAAACCTTTGCAAAAAACAACATTATATGTATAAGCTATTTTTTGATCGAATTATTCAGCATTGGATAATGGTTCTATCTTCTAATTctcacattaattatttgtatgaTTAATTCCTATAACAGTTATTGTGtatcaatcaataaaaacatttcatttaatttctgatcttttcattttgttagtTTGATTTCCCACTCTTATCGTTTTTTGTCTTAATTTCCTCTTGATTTCATCTGGCCTCATTTCAACactcatatactccctccgtccgcgaataggagtcccgattcacttttaccataaattgTAATAAGGTcctcccaccttccactaatatatacaagtgggactcattccactaacttttttccacccattttttcttaaaacctgtgccgcccataaatgagactcctaatgacggacggaggaagtattcaATTAGATAATTGGACTCTAGCCATTGAGGTGTTTAATGGATTGTTTAGGTATTAGTTTCAATTCATATTCAGGAGCTATTTCAATTTGTCATTGGTAATTCGGATTCATATAAAGGAGCTACTTTTATTCATCATTTTGATAGTTTTGGCTCATACTATAAATAAGCttcttcatttaaattttggatCATATCAAACGagcttatatatttttctttgatgTTTTGACTTGTACCAAATTAGATAATTTCTCCTCGTGTCTAGGAGCTAAGTTGGGCAATTTTGCTAGTGCCTAAATAAGAGTTAATCTATAATTTTAGTATCAATAAGTTGATCATTGGTAATTTAACCTCGTATAATGATAGTAATAgttttatatttgagttttatAAAGACCTAAAGGGTGTTGGGTCTTGTTAAAATcccaatttatattttttgatggTTGAATTTAATAAACAACTCATATTGCTATTCTGACGGGCCATTCACGAAGCCTATAGAGCGAAGCCcaatattattagttaatttCTGCCATCCCATTGTCCTAACTAAGAgtatccgcaatggtcggctagcgaccggctagccgattcatcgcgctagccgatcggctagccaaACCATTGCAGCGGTGttttccgattttttttttttaaaacctatataaacgcgattttcgtttcattttcatttgcaccacttgttttaaNNNNNNNNNNNNNNNNNNNNNNNNNNNNNNNNNNNNNNNNNNNNNNNNNNNNNNNNNNNNNNNNNNNNNNNNNNNNNNNNNNNNNNNNNNNNNNNNNNNNGTTatgtgggaatttttttttttttggggttcGTTGGAAACTGTCGGGGATTTTtgatgtagttcactctataataaaatatgagtttaaAAGAGTTACTGGAATATAgtgtccactactaaaaatggtaaaagtgaatggtgacaaatttttagggacggacgaaaaaggaaatatgtgacaaatttttaaggACGGGGGAGTAGTTGAATTTTAGTTGGTCAAGCCCAATAGTACTCTCAAAACCATCCTCACCAATATTTATGTCACCAATCTTAGATTGTTTTCTCAGTTCGAGGCCCGTAAATGTATGCGGTTCATTGAATTGGATTACTAAGTTTTCGTGTTCTTCTATTGTTTCAAATGGAAGTGTCTGATTAAGTTGGAGAAAACGCTTGTCCATGTGTATAAAATCGGCTGCCTCATCAGTGTGTGTTTCACCGAAAAAGAGAATGATGGAATTCTTGCAAAAATATCCATTTTTGGTTATATATTCTTCAGATTTGGAAAAGGGTGagataaaccaaaatttgaccatattttatgatttatttggtAATTTGCCCTTGCTGAAGAGGTCTTATCTTTCTAAAAGTTATAATAAGAAGGATGTTGTACAATTATCAAGTTGtactagtaaataaattaaattacacaatgaaacatgaaaatttactttttccttATAATATAAACAATCAGAGGAACTTCTATACTAACATTTGTTCGATAAATTTTGGAGCTTTACCCCACCCCTTAAATTAATGGCATCAAGCTGGAACATTTGGGGAGCTCTTTCAAACCTTATCTTCATCCATGTGTTGTTAACTTGTTGCTATATATCCTTGTTATgtagtggaatatgatatcACCAAAAGAGATTAACATATTATTAGGCAGTTATCTTGTCTTAATATGCGATTAGATAATCACACAACAAATGGTAGTGGTACCTATCAATTCATTATCACTTAATGTTGAAAGCTTGGTCAAAGAcccaaaaatatttcttctgaattttttgtttcattcttTGTTCTTTTGTTTGGTAACAAATCCAGATTTTGTTATGGCCACATTGCAGCAAAAGTATGGACATGTGAATCAATTATCTTTAtgtgcaaaaaaaattacagtaCATAAAATGCTGTGTCTtgtgtataatatatatgttgattagcatgtctttttttttttgctttttgtgCCGCTAGACTAATTAAGGACTAAGTCTGTGTAACGCAGACGTGGTCATCCTTGCAACGGGATATAAGGGTGAGGAGAAGCTGAAGAACATGTTCGCTTCTCCCActtatcaaaattacatatttggATCTCCGGACTCCATTGTCCCTCTCTACAGGCAGATGATCCATCCAAGAATCCCGCAGCTCGCGGTGATAGGCTACTCAGAGTCGCTGTCGAATATATTCACGTTCGAAATGAGGTGCAAATGGCTGTCGCATTTTCTTGACGGGGGGTTCGCGTTGCCGAATATAAGAGATATGGAGGAGGAGATTGAGGGGTGGGAGAAATACATGAAGAGGTATGCAGGCAATGAGAATTTTAGAAGGTCTTGCATTGGTGGGGTGCCTATTTGGTACAATGATCAAATATGCAGAGACATTGGGTCTACTCCCAAAAGAAAGAATGGCTTCTTTTCTGAGATGTTTCAGCCTTATGGCCCAGCCGACTACCACCACCTATAATATTTCGATTTTtcataaagtcaaataatttaacaAGTAAGCTCACAAAATATGGAACATCTACTatctatctataaatatataaaagggaaGTTTTGGGAAAATTAACCAAAAGGCCATcgtgatattttaataaaaattgggaAGTGAAAacatttttgagaaaaactaATAATGCTATTACCCACGATTTCATGCCATTCATTTTCTCTCAATCTTTCAACTTCTTTCTTTTTGGGTATTTAGAGATTGtccttttaaaatatattatttaaataaaactgttttctttttttaatgaattgtaGTAGTAAATATTAATCGCATATTTGTTGATACCTCACAAAAATCTCGTCATTATCTACCTCGATTTTATCCAAATACTTACACAACTACCACGCTTGGACCCACGCCCACCACTAAACCCCTCCTTCACTCACAACTTGTATAGCAGTTACATTCGTTGTTTTGTAGTCTGCTATTCTCTACCTGAATACAccatttcactttattttaatgcatcagttgtttcaatttttttttggccaGCATGATATAACACAGTACTTGATGATTGCCTAAACATTAGACTCTACAAATCTGTAATCTGCAAGAATTGGTAACAGATGTTTTTAATCTGCCATATTGATCCCTAGCCTGATTAAATGTGTTTttgtagatttaattaataggtAAGTTATTTTTGGGTGTTGATGTTGCTTAGATGTTTTGGAACCTCGAACAACTTAACTAATACCAAAGTGTTCTGGATTAATCTATAATGAGTTGTTCTCCGTGCCATTTGAGTTATTTGGTCCGTCGTCGGCATACGTATGTCGCGATGCAACTTGCAGGTATCTGACTGACCTTGAATATAACATTTTCTGTTGCATGCTTCCTCTTGTATGCTGATCGTTCTTAATGCAGTGAGGCTTCCACTATTGGCTTGATCAAAGGACGAGACACTTATCCATTCCTAAActcacttaaaatgaaaatgtccaTATTGCTTGGAGTTGCACAGATGAACTTGGGAATAATAATGCCCTGTTCTTCAAGAATAGCATAAACACATGGTAAGTTTAATGCCCTGTTTTCCTGATAATTAGATATAAGATCACTGGGATCAATATGTACCCTTTTCTATTTGTTATTCTGAATTCTGCAACACAAATAGTGTAACTATTGTACGTCCAagtatcattttcttattacTCCCATTTCCATTCCAGGTTTCAGTTTGTTCCCCAGATGATATTCTTGAACAACCTGTTTGGCTATTTTTCTCTCCTTATCATTGTCAAGTGGTGCACTAGATCCCAAGCTGATTTATACCATGTGATGATCTACATGCACCCCTTCCAAGGACAGAGGAGTCTCTTCAATCAGGGGCAAACCACAATGATGGCCATGGCCACGGTCATGAGGAGTTTGAGTTCAGTCAAGTTTTTGTACATCAGTTTATACCCA
The nucleotide sequence above comes from Salvia hispanica cultivar TCC Black 2014 chromosome 5, UniMelb_Shisp_WGS_1.0, whole genome shotgun sequence. Encoded proteins:
- the LOC125189272 gene encoding probable flavin-containing monooxygenase 1 produces the protein MDEKRVAIVGAGISGLLACKYAAAKGFTPVVLEEQDKVGGLWNHTLESTTLQVPKQLYEFSDFPWPSSVQELRPHNTQLVEYLQSYAHKFQLLHYVKFNTKVIDVDYVGGSKEEMNCWGGDGKAFASKGKWILRVSHSGDHHDSIKEYEAEFLVLCIGKFSGLPNIPDFAPGYGSDAFSGKVMHSMDLAKMENAAAAQLIKGKRIVIIGSGKSAVDIAYECANLNGRDNPCTMVQRRIHWMIPHDAQPWGLSFSFLFFTRFAELMLHKPGQGFFFTAATILLTPLRWVVNKLVEIYLKWRLPIKKYDMVPTENFIGQASSCQIHFLQPNFYDRVEDGSILMKKSKTFTFCKEGLILDGEALPLHADVVIFATGYKGKEKLKNMFASPTYQNYIFGSPNSIVPLYRQMIHPRIPQLAVIGYSESLSCLFTFEMRCKWLSHFLDGEFGLPNIRDMEKEMEGWEKYMKRYAGKGRSCIGGVPIWYNDQLCRDIGSTPKRKNGFVSELFQPYGPADYHHLEGAKGFAKLDKFAGQDFRRWQKKMHFMLTNLKVVYVLSTPMPEAVENETLEQTRRRMKWENDDYICRGHILNAKYMAEDASSKKYTYEMRCKWVAQLLDEAVELPSIKEMEKDIETWERYMKTYSGNGKYRSSCVAGLHIWYNDQICRDIGINPRRKKGFFADMFQPYGPRDYS
- the LOC125189273 gene encoding probable flavin-containing monooxygenase 1, producing MFASPTYQNYIFGSPDSIVPLYRQMIHPRIPQLAVIGYSESLSNIFTFEMRCKWLSHFLDGGFALPNIRDMEEEIEGWEKYMKRYAGNENFRRSCIGGVPIWYNDQICRDIGSTPKRKNGFFSEMFQPYGPADYHHL